A window of the Haloarcula litorea genome harbors these coding sequences:
- a CDS encoding aldo/keto reductase, which produces MHRRRLGTTGIDVTEVGFGTWNIGGDWGDVSEEAGREAVRTALDAGIDFVDTADVYGDGFSEQRIAEVLDERGVRDEVTVATKAGRRLDPHTADRYDYENLSRFVDRSREYLGEDTLDLVQLHCPPTEAYYQPETFDALARLREEGKIDHYGVSVEKVEQALKAIEYPGVETVQIIFNMFRQRPAELFFEAAKRRDVGVIVRVPLASGLLTGELSRETEFPENDHRNFNIEGEAFDRGETFAGLPVEDGFDAVDALREHVPEGATMAQMALRWILDHEAVSTVIPGSTTPEHIRANAAASDLAPLTHQTHGAVRDVYEEFVADAVHHRW; this is translated from the coding sequence ATGCACCGACGACGGCTCGGTACGACAGGGATCGACGTGACGGAGGTCGGGTTCGGCACCTGGAACATCGGCGGGGACTGGGGTGACGTCTCCGAGGAGGCGGGCCGCGAGGCGGTCCGGACCGCACTCGACGCCGGCATCGACTTCGTCGACACGGCCGACGTCTACGGCGACGGCTTCAGCGAACAGCGGATCGCGGAGGTGCTCGACGAGCGCGGCGTCCGCGACGAGGTGACCGTCGCCACGAAGGCGGGCCGCCGGCTCGACCCGCACACGGCCGACCGCTACGACTACGAGAACCTCTCGCGGTTCGTCGACCGCTCGCGGGAGTACCTCGGCGAGGACACGCTGGACCTGGTCCAGCTGCACTGCCCGCCGACGGAGGCCTACTACCAGCCCGAGACGTTCGACGCGCTCGCGCGGCTCCGCGAGGAGGGGAAGATCGATCACTACGGCGTCAGCGTCGAGAAGGTCGAACAGGCGCTGAAGGCCATCGAGTACCCCGGGGTCGAGACGGTCCAGATCATCTTCAACATGTTCCGCCAGCGGCCGGCGGAGCTGTTCTTCGAGGCGGCCAAGCGCCGCGACGTCGGCGTCATCGTCCGGGTGCCGCTGGCGTCGGGACTGCTGACGGGCGAGCTCTCGCGGGAGACGGAGTTCCCCGAGAACGACCACCGCAACTTCAACATCGAGGGGGAGGCCTTCGACCGCGGCGAGACGTTCGCCGGCCTGCCGGTCGAGGACGGCTTCGACGCCGTCGACGCCCTGCGCGAACACGTCCCGGAGGGGGCGACGATGGCCCAGATGGCGCTGCGCTGGATCCTCGACCACGAGGCCGTCTCGACGGTCATCCCCGGATCGACCACGCCCGAGCACATCCGGGCCAACGCCGCGGCCAGCGACCTCGCGCCGCTCACCCACCAGACCCACGGCGCGGTCAGGGACGTCTACGAGGAGTTCGTCGCGGACGCGGTCCACCACCGCTGGTGA
- a CDS encoding PRC-barrel domain containing protein, with protein sequence MSTTQISEDDVGKDVVSADGDSVGIVSGYRHGTARVDPDPGLATKLKTALGWNETDEEDYPLQEERVAEVTDEEIRLRADL encoded by the coding sequence ATGTCGACCACACAGATCTCGGAGGACGACGTCGGCAAGGACGTCGTCTCGGCGGACGGAGACAGCGTCGGAATCGTCAGCGGCTACCGCCACGGGACGGCACGGGTGGACCCCGACCCGGGGCTCGCCACGAAGCTCAAGACGGCCCTCGGCTGGAACGAGACGGACGAGGAGGACTACCCGCTGCAGGAGGAGCGGGTCGCGGAGGTCACCGACGAGGAGATCCGCCTGCGAGCGGACCTGTAG
- a CDS encoding HAD family hydrolase: MAVSYDLFGTLVDADRPAAPWDAVADSLAERGVRVPEDWEAAYRSSHREYDRGRAAPLDEHVRLALASRGVEVSDATARAVVLSAFDAPVTVREGARDAVAAAAGRGPVAVCSNCSVPGLVERTLERAGLDGSFDAVVASVDCGWRKPRRELFEATAAELGVALDALVHVGDDARTDGGAGRVGATSVLLEDTPLPEVAVRLREGALC; this comes from the coding sequence GTGGCAGTCTCGTACGACCTCTTCGGGACGCTGGTCGACGCCGACCGGCCCGCCGCGCCGTGGGACGCCGTCGCCGACAGCCTCGCCGAGCGCGGCGTCCGCGTGCCCGAGGACTGGGAGGCGGCCTACCGTTCTTCGCACCGCGAGTACGACCGGGGACGGGCGGCACCGCTCGACGAGCACGTCCGCCTCGCGCTGGCCAGTCGCGGCGTCGAGGTGAGCGACGCCACCGCTCGGGCGGTCGTCCTGTCGGCGTTCGACGCGCCAGTGACCGTCCGCGAGGGCGCTCGGGACGCCGTGGCCGCGGCGGCCGGCCGTGGTCCCGTCGCCGTCTGCTCGAACTGCAGCGTCCCCGGCCTCGTCGAGCGGACGCTCGAACGGGCAGGCCTCGACGGCTCGTTCGACGCCGTCGTCGCCAGCGTCGACTGCGGATGGCGGAAACCGCGCCGGGAGCTGTTCGAAGCGACGGCGGCGGAACTCGGCGTCGCCCTGGACGCTCTCGTCCACGTCGGCGACGACGCCCGCACCGACGGCGGGGCGGGCCGCGTCGGTGCCACGTCGGTCCTGCTCGAGGACACGCCGCTGCCCGAGGTGGCCGTGCGGCTCCGGGAGGGGGCGCTGTGCTGA
- the cbiB gene encoding adenosylcobinamide-phosphate synthase CbiB translates to MLTALATAALLEAAVGEPPDGLHPVAWFGSAVAPLDRTWDRPLAVGALGAVALPVGAALVVALAVTAAGAIAPLAAAVAAGLALFLTTSLRRLLSAARSVIDDSENDLAAAREGLLALAGRDADALSAGQVRSAAVESAAENLADGLVASLGAFVLAGTVAPLAGLPALPVAAGAAAWVKAVNTMDSMLGYRAKRVGTPAARLDDAVMWLPARASALLLAAAFAAPRSPVRARRWLDRVPSPNSGWPMGVAAAALGTRLEKPDVYVLGADTALPSVETARLGVHRVGVAGLLAYALAGVIAWF, encoded by the coding sequence GTGCTGACCGCGCTGGCGACCGCCGCACTGCTGGAGGCGGCCGTCGGCGAGCCACCCGACGGGCTCCACCCGGTCGCGTGGTTCGGCAGCGCCGTCGCGCCGCTGGACCGTACCTGGGACCGCCCGCTGGCCGTCGGCGCGCTCGGCGCGGTGGCGCTCCCGGTCGGTGCCGCACTGGTCGTCGCGCTGGCCGTGACGGCCGCCGGCGCGATCGCGCCGCTCGCGGCGGCCGTCGCCGCCGGCCTCGCGCTGTTTCTCACGACGAGCCTGCGCCGCCTGCTCTCGGCCGCTCGGTCGGTGATCGACGACTCCGAGAACGACCTCGCCGCCGCGCGCGAGGGGCTGCTCGCGCTGGCGGGCCGGGACGCCGACGCACTCTCGGCGGGTCAGGTCCGCAGCGCCGCCGTCGAGAGCGCCGCCGAGAACCTCGCCGACGGCCTCGTCGCCTCGCTTGGCGCGTTCGTCCTCGCGGGGACCGTCGCCCCGCTGGCCGGCCTGCCGGCGCTCCCGGTCGCCGCCGGTGCCGCCGCCTGGGTCAAGGCCGTCAACACGATGGACTCGATGCTGGGCTACCGGGCGAAACGCGTCGGGACGCCGGCCGCTCGGCTCGACGACGCCGTGATGTGGCTCCCCGCCCGCGCGAGCGCCCTGCTGCTCGCGGCGGCGTTCGCGGCCCCGCGCTCGCCGGTGCGTGCCCGCCGGTGGCTCGACCGGGTCCCCTCGCCGAACTCCGGGTGGCCGATGGGCGTCGCCGCGGCGGCGCTCGGGACGCGCCTGGAGAAGCCCGACGTCTACGTCCTCGGTGCCGACACGGCCCTCCCGAGCGTCGAGACGGCACGGCTGGGCGTCCACAGAGTGGGGGTCGCGGGCCTGCTCGCCTACGCGCTCGCGGGGGTGATCGCGTGGTTCTGA
- the cobS gene encoding adenosylcobinamide-GDP ribazoletransferase: MVLTAVRGALGFLSRLPVGHSEAAWDAFTATPAAFPLAGYAVGALVAAPFLAAGAVPPPVVAAAYLAGVVLVAGVNHADGLADLGDAAAVHGDAAERREVMRDTTVGVGAVLALGTAIAGLALGALAVAGLPPLVAVPVVLAAEVGAKGAMATLACLGEPSHDGFGATVLDGNAPRDLALPAVAALPAALLAPPATLAAVVAGPLVAVALDRWAGRRLGGVGGDVFGAANELGRALALHAAVLAWTLLDWGVLAWTRW; the protein is encoded by the coding sequence GTGGTTCTGACCGCCGTCCGCGGCGCGCTGGGCTTCCTCTCGCGGCTCCCCGTCGGCCACAGCGAGGCCGCGTGGGACGCCTTCACCGCGACGCCGGCCGCCTTCCCGCTGGCCGGCTACGCCGTCGGCGCGCTGGTCGCCGCCCCGTTCCTCGCCGCCGGGGCCGTGCCCCCGCCGGTGGTCGCCGCCGCCTACCTCGCCGGGGTCGTCCTCGTCGCGGGCGTCAACCACGCGGACGGGCTGGCGGACCTCGGCGACGCGGCGGCCGTCCACGGGGACGCCGCCGAGCGCCGCGAGGTGATGCGGGACACCACCGTCGGCGTCGGCGCGGTGCTGGCGCTCGGCACCGCGATCGCCGGCCTCGCGCTGGGGGCGCTGGCGGTCGCCGGACTGCCGCCGCTGGTCGCCGTCCCCGTCGTCCTCGCGGCGGAGGTGGGCGCGAAGGGCGCGATGGCGACGCTGGCCTGCCTCGGCGAGCCGAGCCACGACGGGTTCGGCGCGACGGTCCTCGACGGGAACGCGCCCCGCGACCTCGCGCTCCCCGCCGTCGCCGCGCTCCCGGCCGCACTGCTCGCGCCGCCGGCGACGCTCGCGGCCGTCGTCGCCGGCCCGCTCGTCGCCGTCGCGCTCGACCGCTGGGCGGGCCGGCGACTCGGGGGCGTCGGCGGCGACGTCTTCGGCGCGGCCAACGAGCTGGGCCGCGCCCTCGCGCTGCACGCGGCGGTCCTCGCGTGGACGCTGCTGGACTGGGGGGTGCTCGCGTGGACGCGCTGGTGA
- a CDS encoding NTP transferase domain-containing protein → MCGGRGTRLDTDREKPLFRVDGVPMVDRVVGALRSSPAEGIYAATSPNAPETAAHLDVPTVETPGDGYVADLDAALADDRLATPVLTVAADLPLLDGAVLDRVLGAHDGGSLSVFVPAARKRALGVSDDTTFERDGRELAPTGVNVVGDDGDDARVIDDERLAVNVNTLADGRVAEALL, encoded by the coding sequence ATGTGCGGGGGGCGGGGCACCCGCCTCGACACCGACCGCGAGAAGCCGCTGTTCCGGGTCGACGGGGTCCCGATGGTCGACCGCGTTGTCGGGGCGCTCCGGTCGAGTCCCGCCGAAGGAATCTACGCCGCGACCTCGCCGAACGCGCCGGAGACGGCGGCCCACCTCGACGTTCCCACGGTCGAGACCCCGGGCGATGGGTACGTCGCGGACCTCGACGCGGCGCTGGCCGACGACCGACTGGCGACGCCCGTGTTGACCGTGGCCGCCGACCTCCCGCTGCTGGACGGTGCGGTCCTCGACCGCGTGCTGGGGGCCCACGACGGCGGCTCGCTGTCCGTGTTCGTCCCGGCGGCTCGGAAGCGAGCCCTCGGCGTCAGCGACGACACCACCTTCGAACGCGACGGCCGCGAACTGGCCCCGACCGGCGTCAACGTCGTCGGCGACGACGGCGACGACGCGCGGGTGATCGACGACGAGCGGCTGGCGGTCAACGTCAACACGCTCGCCGACGGCCGCGTCGCCGAGGCGCTCCTGTAG
- the cobD gene encoding threonine-phosphate decarboxylase CobD, with protein MDPDSVAGLRGDGVDPKIGPDGRVPHGSSDDPDLLDFSANTNPRVPPGVEEVYRGAFDAARSYPDDGYPAFRRAAAEFVGCDPGQVLPTAGGLEAIRLAIQTTVDRGDGVLVPTPSFGEYVREIRLQGGEPTLVAHDEILAADPGPHALAVVCNPNNPTGDCADADALRAFADRCRAADTTLLVDEAFLGFTDEPSLAGAEGVVVARSLTKLFGLPGVRMGHAVATGERRDRLATARRAWSMGGPAAAVGAHCYRQDEFVRETRQRVASERTRMRERLAERFDVAPSDAPFLLFEVGETGVDALLADAREAGIALRDARTFRGLDGHVRVAVRTPAENDRLLAALDV; from the coding sequence ATGGACCCAGACAGCGTCGCCGGACTCCGCGGCGACGGGGTGGACCCGAAGATCGGCCCGGACGGTCGGGTCCCCCACGGCAGCAGCGACGATCCGGACCTGCTGGACTTCAGCGCGAACACGAACCCCCGTGTCCCGCCCGGCGTCGAGGAAGTGTACCGCGGGGCCTTCGACGCCGCGCGCTCGTACCCCGACGACGGCTACCCCGCCTTCCGCCGGGCTGCCGCCGAGTTCGTCGGCTGCGATCCCGGCCAGGTGCTCCCGACCGCGGGCGGGCTGGAAGCCATCCGGCTGGCGATACAGACGACGGTCGACCGCGGGGACGGCGTGCTCGTCCCGACGCCGAGCTTCGGCGAGTACGTCCGGGAGATCCGACTCCAGGGCGGCGAGCCGACTTTGGTCGCCCACGACGAGATCCTGGCCGCCGACCCCGGTCCCCACGCGCTCGCCGTCGTCTGCAACCCCAACAACCCGACCGGGGACTGCGCCGACGCCGACGCGCTGCGGGCGTTCGCCGACCGCTGTCGCGCGGCCGACACCACGCTGCTGGTCGACGAGGCGTTCCTCGGGTTCACCGACGAGCCGTCGCTCGCGGGGGCCGAGGGCGTCGTGGTCGCCCGCTCGCTGACGAAGCTGTTCGGCCTCCCCGGCGTCCGGATGGGCCACGCCGTCGCGACCGGCGAGCGCCGGGACCGGTTGGCGACGGCCCGCCGCGCGTGGTCGATGGGCGGCCCCGCGGCGGCCGTCGGCGCGCACTGCTACCGGCAGGACGAGTTCGTCCGCGAGACCCGCCAGCGGGTCGCGAGCGAGCGCACCCGGATGCGCGAGCGCCTGGCCGAGCGGTTCGACGTGGCCCCCTCGGACGCCCCGTTCCTGCTGTTCGAGGTGGGCGAGACGGGCGTCGACGCGCTGCTCGCCGACGCCCGCGAGGCGGGGATCGCCCTGCGGGACGCACGGACCTTCCGCGGGCTGGACGGCCACGTCCGGGTCGCCGTCCGCACGCCCGCCGAGAACGACCGGCTGCTGGCGGCGCTCGATGTTTGA
- a CDS encoding adenosylcobinamide amidohydrolase — protein MFETTRRDGVAQCRREGARWLSTAWDGGYRPADAVYDVTVPTGFERTDLDAYRAERLGDAGFPVGPTLLTGVDVAHARVARDGPVAALATVGLSNPAALPMPDEPEESPGRSAADAPDWRPGTVNLVVGVERALADGALATLLGTAVEAKAATLARAVGVPGTTSDAALVGCVPDAEPAPFAGSATEVGDAARACVRDAVLASLDARYDDGDPPTVEAASFGVVTDRQTDVRQP, from the coding sequence ATGTTTGAGACCACCCGCCGCGACGGCGTCGCCCAGTGTCGCCGCGAGGGCGCGCGCTGGCTCTCGACGGCGTGGGACGGCGGCTACCGACCGGCCGACGCCGTCTACGACGTCACCGTCCCGACCGGGTTCGAGCGGACCGACCTCGACGCCTACCGCGCGGAGCGGCTCGGCGACGCCGGGTTCCCGGTCGGCCCGACGCTGCTGACCGGCGTCGACGTGGCCCACGCCCGGGTCGCCCGGGACGGCCCGGTGGCGGCGCTGGCGACGGTCGGTCTCTCGAACCCCGCGGCGCTCCCGATGCCGGACGAACCCGAGGAGTCCCCGGGTCGTTCGGCCGCCGACGCCCCCGACTGGCGACCCGGCACCGTGAACCTCGTCGTCGGCGTCGAGCGGGCGCTGGCCGACGGCGCGCTCGCGACGCTGCTGGGGACGGCGGTCGAGGCGAAGGCGGCGACGCTGGCCCGCGCCGTCGGCGTCCCGGGGACCACCTCCGACGCCGCCCTCGTCGGCTGTGTCCCCGACGCCGAGCCCGCGCCGTTCGCCGGCAGCGCCACCGAGGTCGGGGACGCGGCGCGGGCCTGCGTCCGCGACGCCGTGCTGGCGAGCCTGGACGCCCGTTACGACGACGGCGACCCCCCGACGGTCGAGGCGGCGTCGTTCGGCGTCGTCACCGACCGTCAGACCGATGTTCGCCAGCCCTGA
- a CDS encoding cob(I)yrinic acid a,c-diamide adenosyltransferase has protein sequence MADNTAGPTAEPIEPSTPEEFGLVQVWWGDGKGKTTASLGMATRAVGHGYRVHLLQFMKGGTGTVEDVRGEYNAIAALPGFSYENAGHYGWHGFLDGSDDDEHAARAQGALERAREVLDASADRAADEPLPAEGDPEDGVDMLVLDEVLYAANRGLLDPEDVVDLIESKPDHVELVLTGGHERPDYVLDHADLVSEVRKEKHPLEAGHSARKGTEY, from the coding sequence ATGGCAGACAACACCGCCGGCCCGACCGCCGAGCCCATCGAACCGAGCACGCCCGAGGAGTTCGGCCTCGTCCAGGTCTGGTGGGGCGACGGCAAGGGGAAGACGACGGCTTCGCTGGGGATGGCGACCCGCGCCGTCGGCCACGGCTACCGCGTCCACCTCCTGCAGTTCATGAAGGGCGGCACCGGGACCGTCGAGGACGTCCGCGGCGAGTACAACGCGATCGCGGCGCTGCCGGGATTCTCCTACGAGAACGCCGGACACTACGGCTGGCACGGCTTCCTCGACGGGAGCGACGACGACGAGCACGCGGCCCGCGCACAGGGCGCGCTCGAACGCGCCCGGGAGGTCCTCGACGCCAGCGCGGACCGGGCGGCCGACGAGCCACTTCCCGCCGAGGGCGACCCCGAAGACGGGGTCGATATGCTCGTCCTCGACGAGGTGCTGTACGCCGCCAACCGGGGGCTGCTCGACCCGGAGGACGTCGTCGACCTGATCGAGTCGAAACCCGACCACGTCGAACTCGTCCTCACCGGCGGCCACGAGCGCCCCGACTACGTCCTCGACCACGCGGACCTCGTCAGCGAGGTCCGCAAGGAGAAACACCCGCTGGAGGCGGGTCACTCGGCCCGGAAGGGGACCGAGTACTGA